A single window of Treponema primitia ZAS-1 DNA harbors:
- a CDS encoding NAD(P)-dependent alcohol dehydrogenase, with amino-acid sequence MKVAIMTGIGKMDFVQRPIPVQKSHEVLVKVEYVGICGSDLHYYEAGGIGKNRVKPPFVLGHESGGVVVEVGADVKTLKPGDRVALEPGIGCGHCEFCTTGRYHLCPDVIFFATPPIDGVFQEYVAHPASLCFKIPENMDTMEAALIEPLAVGFHAANRGEAHIGQTAVVFGSGCIGLVSMMALRAEGVSRVYVVDIMEKRLEKALELGATGVINAKKEDVLEAARKLTGGAGFDLAVETAGTEITTRQAIEVAKKGSNVVLVGYSATGEVTLPISLALDKELTFKTIFRYHHVYPMAIDAVSSGKVNLKGVVTNVFEFDDIQNAMDSSVHDKANIVKGVIRVSK; translated from the coding sequence ATGAAAGTGGCTATAATGACCGGCATCGGCAAAATGGATTTTGTACAAAGACCTATTCCTGTGCAGAAAAGCCATGAGGTGCTGGTGAAGGTAGAATATGTCGGGATTTGCGGCAGCGATTTGCACTATTATGAGGCGGGGGGGATAGGTAAAAACAGAGTTAAGCCTCCTTTTGTCCTTGGACACGAATCCGGCGGCGTGGTGGTGGAAGTCGGCGCCGATGTAAAAACCTTGAAGCCCGGGGATCGGGTCGCCCTTGAGCCGGGTATTGGCTGCGGGCATTGCGAATTCTGTACCACCGGCCGGTATCACCTTTGTCCGGATGTCATATTCTTTGCCACCCCACCGATTGACGGCGTTTTCCAGGAATACGTGGCCCATCCGGCCTCTTTGTGTTTTAAGATCCCCGAAAATATGGACACCATGGAAGCGGCCCTGATTGAGCCTCTGGCGGTGGGGTTTCATGCGGCAAACCGGGGGGAGGCCCATATCGGGCAGACCGCGGTGGTTTTCGGCTCCGGTTGTATCGGGCTTGTGTCCATGATGGCCCTGCGGGCTGAAGGCGTTTCCCGTGTTTATGTGGTGGATATAATGGAAAAAAGGCTCGAAAAAGCCCTGGAACTTGGCGCCACGGGGGTTATTAACGCAAAAAAGGAAGATGTTCTCGAGGCGGCGCGTAAATTGACCGGCGGCGCAGGTTTTGATTTGGCGGTGGAGACGGCGGGAACGGAAATAACCACACGGCAGGCCATTGAGGTGGCCAAAAAGGGTTCCAATGTCGTATTGGTGGGGTATTCTGCCACGGGCGAAGTAACCCTGCCCATCAGCCTTGCCCTGGACAAGGAATTAACCTTTAAAACTATCTTCCGGTATCATCATGTGTATCCCATGGCCATTGACGCTGTTTCTTCGGGAAAGGTCAACCTTAAGGGGGTGGTGACCAATGTGTTTGAATTTGATGATATTCAAAACGCCATGGATAGCAGCGTCCATGATAAAGCCAACATTGTTAAAGGTGTAATAAGAGTCAGTAAGTAG
- a CDS encoding ribonuclease H family protein, producing the protein MHLCIYTDGGCSGNPGPGGWAYVIIGSEEKGKKKPKVSRMIPGELFPREGSGELIREKWGAERNTTNNRMELYAAVAALEALTKLDLSPETVTVYTDSQYVQKGMTEWIKSWKQNGWRTSDRKPVKNQELWLRLDELAPNFAVKWQWVRGHAGNEFNERCDQMTQEAIASLKKRR; encoded by the coding sequence ATGCATCTTTGTATTTACACCGATGGTGGTTGTTCCGGTAATCCCGGGCCCGGAGGATGGGCTTATGTGATTATCGGATCCGAAGAAAAGGGAAAGAAAAAGCCTAAGGTATCGCGGATGATACCGGGAGAACTATTCCCCCGGGAGGGTTCCGGGGAGCTGATCCGTGAAAAATGGGGAGCTGAGCGGAATACCACTAATAACCGGATGGAGCTTTACGCCGCCGTGGCTGCCCTGGAAGCCCTGACTAAGCTGGACCTTTCCCCGGAGACGGTAACGGTTTATACCGATTCCCAGTATGTTCAGAAGGGTATGACCGAGTGGATCAAAAGCTGGAAACAGAACGGCTGGCGAACCAGCGATAGAAAACCCGTTAAAAACCAGGAGCTTTGGCTCCGCTTGGATGAACTGGCCCCGAACTTCGCCGTTAAATGGCAATGGGTCCGGGGCCACGCGGGTAACGAGTTCAACGAACGCTGCGACCAAATGACCCAGGAAGCAATAGCGAGCCTGAAGAAGAGGCGGTAA
- a CDS encoding Gfo/Idh/MocA family protein, translating into MEKLRFGVLGTSGHYELRVATPLKSSLLVEPYAIASRNKEKAKAYAKKWDFSEVYGSYEDLLADPKVDFVYIPLPNHLHVQYIKKAADAGKPILCEKPLGLNAKEAVEAAEYCKKKGVPLMEAFMYRFHPQWQRAAELVKCGEIGTVIATNGLFSYDLKDGSNIRNIAAAGGGAILDIGCYTVSSARLLMGAEPERVVGTFVWDPVFKTDILGSAILDFGNGRSSTFTVGTQLYPYQRVTAVGAGGALSIKVPFNMFGDVPGEITVINGVGERIIETEIIDQYLLEFDGFAESIINKTDVPTPVCDAIANMAVLDALFASAKSGKWEPVTKY; encoded by the coding sequence ATGGAAAAATTACGGTTCGGGGTGCTTGGGACATCCGGTCATTATGAGCTTCGGGTGGCAACCCCGCTTAAGTCGTCTTTGTTGGTGGAGCCCTATGCCATAGCATCCAGAAATAAGGAAAAAGCCAAGGCCTATGCAAAAAAATGGGATTTTTCCGAGGTCTATGGGTCCTACGAAGACCTGTTGGCGGATCCTAAGGTAGATTTTGTCTATATACCCCTGCCGAATCATCTTCACGTGCAATATATCAAGAAAGCCGCCGATGCTGGAAAGCCCATTCTCTGTGAAAAGCCCCTGGGACTCAACGCCAAAGAAGCTGTTGAAGCGGCCGAATATTGTAAGAAAAAAGGGGTTCCCCTAATGGAAGCCTTTATGTACCGTTTCCACCCCCAATGGCAGCGGGCTGCGGAACTGGTGAAATGCGGCGAAATAGGAACGGTTATAGCCACCAACGGGTTGTTTTCGTATGACCTTAAGGATGGCAGTAACATCCGTAATATTGCCGCAGCGGGAGGGGGCGCCATTCTTGATATAGGCTGCTATACCGTATCCAGCGCCAGGCTGCTTATGGGCGCCGAACCGGAACGGGTCGTTGGGACCTTTGTATGGGACCCGGTGTTTAAGACCGATATTTTAGGTTCCGCCATTCTTGATTTTGGTAATGGACGCAGCTCCACCTTTACCGTGGGAACCCAGTTATATCCCTATCAGCGGGTTACCGCCGTAGGTGCAGGCGGTGCTCTTTCCATAAAGGTACCCTTTAATATGTTTGGGGATGTTCCCGGAGAGATAACTGTTATCAATGGTGTAGGTGAACGGATCATTGAAACTGAAATAATCGATCAGTATCTTTTGGAATTCGATGGATTCGCCGAATCGATTATCAATAAAACCGATGTACCCACTCCTGTTTGTGATGCAATTGCCAATATGGCTGTTTTGGATGCCCTCTTTGCCTCGGCGAAATCGGGTAAATGGGAACCGGTGACAAAATATTAG
- the cooS gene encoding anaerobic carbon-monoxide dehydrogenase catalytic subunit: MNESCYGCSTCASADKPLEGFIAKLPMETSHHRVESQETKCGFGLQGVCCRLCANGPCRITPESPRGICGATADVMVTRNLLRAVAAGSGCYIHVVENTALNLKNTALEKGKLKGLGALERLCKTFGVSGKDDHEKALNVANAVLEDLYKPEYVKMDLVEKMAYPPRFKVWKELGILPGGAKSEVFKGVVKCSTNLNSDPVNMLIDCLRLGISTGIYGLTLTNLLNDVLLGEPEIRMAPVGLRVIDPDYINIMITGHQHTMFVHLQERLIAPDVVAKAKAVGAKGFKLVGCTCVGQDLQLRGAHYTEIFNGHAGNNYTSEAILATGAIDAVLSEFNCTLPGIETVCDTLSIKQICIDDVAKKANAELKQFVFAERGKHSEEIIDAIIASYKERRPKVKLNLLPEHGYENNLTGVSEVSLKKFLGGNWKPLVDLIVSGDIKGVAGVVGCSSLVAGGHDVLTVALVKELIARDIIVLTAGCSSGGIENCGLMVPEAAELAGPKLKAVCKKLGIPPVLNFGPCLAIGRLEIVATELAETIGIDIPQLPLVLSAAQWLEEQALADGCFGLALGLPLHLGLPPFITGSKVATQVLTEDMKSLTGGQVIINADAKESADLLEKIIQEKRRALKI; the protein is encoded by the coding sequence ATGAATGAGAGTTGCTACGGGTGCTCAACCTGTGCCAGCGCGGATAAACCCCTGGAAGGTTTTATCGCCAAGCTGCCGATGGAGACTTCCCACCACCGGGTGGAAAGCCAGGAAACCAAATGCGGTTTCGGCCTGCAGGGGGTGTGCTGTAGGCTCTGCGCCAACGGTCCCTGCCGGATAACGCCGGAATCCCCCCGGGGTATCTGCGGGGCCACTGCGGATGTTATGGTAACCCGGAACCTGCTGCGGGCGGTAGCCGCGGGGTCCGGCTGTTATATCCATGTGGTGGAAAACACCGCCCTTAACCTGAAAAACACCGCCCTGGAAAAGGGGAAGCTCAAGGGATTAGGCGCCCTGGAACGGCTCTGCAAAACCTTCGGCGTCAGCGGTAAGGATGACCACGAGAAGGCCCTCAACGTTGCTAACGCGGTTCTGGAGGATCTCTACAAGCCGGAATACGTCAAGATGGACCTGGTGGAAAAGATGGCCTACCCGCCCCGGTTCAAGGTATGGAAGGAACTGGGGATACTCCCCGGGGGCGCCAAGTCCGAGGTCTTTAAGGGGGTGGTCAAGTGCTCCACCAACCTGAACTCCGACCCGGTAAATATGCTGATCGACTGCCTGCGCCTGGGTATCTCCACGGGTATCTACGGGCTTACTCTTACCAACTTATTGAACGATGTGCTTCTCGGCGAGCCGGAGATCCGCATGGCCCCGGTGGGCCTTCGGGTTATCGATCCGGATTACATCAATATTATGATCACCGGCCACCAGCACACCATGTTTGTGCATCTCCAGGAACGGCTCATCGCCCCGGATGTGGTTGCCAAGGCGAAGGCCGTTGGGGCCAAGGGCTTTAAGCTGGTGGGCTGCACCTGCGTAGGCCAGGACCTGCAGCTCCGGGGCGCCCACTACACGGAGATCTTCAACGGCCATGCGGGGAATAACTATACCTCCGAGGCTATCCTTGCCACCGGCGCCATCGACGCGGTGCTTTCGGAATTTAACTGTACCCTGCCGGGGATTGAAACGGTGTGCGATACCCTGAGTATCAAGCAGATCTGTATTGACGATGTGGCAAAAAAAGCCAACGCGGAGCTCAAACAGTTTGTGTTTGCCGAACGGGGCAAGCACAGCGAGGAGATCATCGACGCGATTATCGCTTCCTACAAGGAACGGCGGCCCAAAGTAAAACTGAACCTGCTCCCGGAACATGGTTACGAAAACAACCTTACCGGGGTAAGCGAAGTATCCCTCAAGAAATTCCTCGGCGGCAACTGGAAGCCCTTGGTTGATCTGATCGTTTCCGGCGACATAAAAGGTGTTGCCGGTGTGGTGGGCTGTTCCAGCCTGGTTGCCGGCGGTCACGATGTGCTGACCGTTGCCCTGGTAAAGGAACTGATCGCCCGGGACATTATTGTTCTTACCGCGGGCTGTTCCTCCGGGGGCATCGAAAACTGCGGTCTCATGGTTCCGGAAGCGGCGGAGCTTGCGGGCCCGAAACTCAAGGCGGTCTGTAAAAAGCTCGGCATCCCGCCGGTGCTCAACTTTGGTCCCTGCCTTGCCATAGGCCGGCTTGAGATTGTGGCCACCGAACTTGCGGAAACTATCGGTATTGACATACCCCAGCTTCCCCTGGTCCTTTCCGCAGCCCAGTGGCTGGAAGAACAGGCCCTGGCGGACGGCTGCTTCGGCCTTGCCCTCGGCCTGCCCCTCCACCTGGGACTGCCGCCCTTCATCACCGGCAGTAAAGTTGCTACCCAGGTACTGACAGAGGACATGAAGTCCCTCACCGGCGGCCAGGTAATCATCAATGCGGACGCCAAAGAATCTGCGGACCTGCTTGAGAAGATCATTCAGGAAAAACGCAGGGCCTTAAAGATTTAA
- a CDS encoding NUDIX hydrolase, whose amino-acid sequence MSNNHESAAHLIWHEESRREVYRSRVLSIRDTTCKSPEGESRVFTVIDAPDWAIVVPVIETERGKEFVMVRQWRHGSQELSLEFPGGVFEPGEDALEAAAREMREETAYTPGKIRKIGVFSPNPAIMANHVHFFLAEDLRALDTQDLDDDEYVDIELVPIREVFQGLGRPPYVHALMASAYSLYLQATE is encoded by the coding sequence ATGAGCAACAACCATGAATCAGCGGCCCACCTTATCTGGCACGAAGAATCCCGGCGAGAGGTCTACCGCTCCCGGGTTTTGTCGATCCGGGACACCACCTGCAAATCACCGGAGGGAGAGTCCCGGGTTTTTACAGTTATCGACGCCCCGGACTGGGCTATCGTGGTACCGGTAATTGAAACAGAGCGGGGGAAGGAATTTGTGATGGTCCGCCAATGGCGCCACGGTTCCCAGGAACTAAGCCTGGAATTTCCCGGTGGAGTTTTTGAGCCCGGGGAAGATGCACTGGAAGCGGCAGCCCGGGAAATGCGGGAAGAAACCGCCTATACACCGGGGAAAATCCGGAAAATCGGGGTATTCAGCCCCAACCCGGCAATTATGGCCAACCATGTTCATTTCTTTTTGGCCGAAGATTTACGAGCCCTGGACACACAGGACTTGGATGACGATGAATATGTGGACATAGAATTGGTACCGATCCGGGAAGTATTCCAAGGCCTGGGGCGTCCACCCTATGTACACGCCCTCATGGCCTCGGCATACAGCCTCTATTTACAGGCTACCGAATAG
- the groL gene encoding chaperonin GroEL (60 kDa chaperone family; promotes refolding of misfolded polypeptides especially under stressful conditions; forms two stacked rings of heptamers to form a barrel-shaped 14mer; ends can be capped by GroES; misfolded proteins enter the barrel where they are refolded when GroES binds): MAKQLLFNEEARRRLLAGVEQISKAVKVTLGPKGRNVLLDKKFGAPTVTKDGVSVAKEVELADPYENMGAQLLKEVATKTNDVAGDGTTTATVLAYSLVKEGLKSVAAGMTPIELKRGIDKAVEIAVDEIRKNSKEIKDKEEISHVASVSANNDSEIGNTIADAMEKVGKDGVITVEESKTMDTTIEFVEGMQFDRGYISAYFVTDRDTMTSVYEDVYILIHDKKISSMKDLLPLLEKIAQSGKPLLIIAEDVDGEALSTLVVNSLRGTLRTCAVKAPGFGDRRKAMLEDIAILTGGEVISEELGLKLENTDISQLGKAKTVKIDKDNTTVINGAGKAKEIQDRIAQIKAQIEDTTSDYDREKLQERLAKLAGGVAVINVGAATEVELKEKKHRVEDALSATRAAIEEGIVPGGELALIQAAIALDKADTTGLTDDEKVGFKIVKRALEEPIRQIAENAGLDGAVIADKAKTEKKGIGFDAAKMEWVDMVKAGIIDPAKVTRSALQNAASIASLLLTTECAITDLPEKKEAPAMPPGGMGGMGGMDY; encoded by the coding sequence ATGGCGAAACAGTTGTTGTTCAACGAAGAAGCCCGGCGCAGACTGCTTGCCGGGGTTGAGCAGATTTCAAAGGCCGTTAAGGTCACCCTTGGTCCCAAGGGACGGAATGTCCTCCTGGACAAGAAATTCGGCGCCCCCACGGTCACCAAGGACGGCGTTTCCGTGGCAAAGGAAGTGGAGCTTGCGGACCCCTACGAAAACATGGGAGCCCAGCTCCTCAAAGAAGTGGCCACAAAGACCAACGATGTGGCCGGCGACGGTACCACCACCGCCACGGTCCTGGCCTACTCCCTGGTAAAGGAAGGCCTTAAGTCCGTAGCCGCCGGGATGACCCCCATCGAACTGAAACGGGGCATCGACAAGGCGGTTGAGATTGCCGTAGACGAAATCAGGAAGAATTCCAAGGAGATCAAGGACAAGGAAGAAATTTCCCATGTCGCTTCGGTTTCCGCCAACAACGACAGTGAAATCGGCAATACCATCGCCGACGCCATGGAAAAGGTCGGGAAAGACGGGGTCATTACCGTGGAGGAATCCAAGACCATGGACACCACCATCGAGTTTGTGGAAGGTATGCAGTTTGATCGGGGTTATATCTCCGCCTACTTCGTTACCGACCGGGACACCATGACCAGCGTATACGAAGATGTGTATATCCTCATCCACGACAAGAAAATCTCTTCCATGAAGGACCTCCTTCCCCTGCTAGAGAAGATAGCCCAGAGCGGCAAGCCTCTGCTCATCATTGCGGAAGATGTGGATGGCGAAGCCCTCTCCACCCTGGTAGTGAACAGCCTCCGGGGCACCCTCCGGACCTGTGCGGTCAAGGCCCCCGGTTTCGGGGATCGCCGCAAGGCCATGCTGGAAGACATTGCCATCCTCACGGGCGGCGAAGTTATTTCCGAAGAACTGGGGCTCAAGCTTGAAAACACTGATATTTCTCAGCTTGGTAAGGCTAAAACCGTAAAGATCGACAAGGACAACACCACGGTGATCAACGGTGCCGGAAAAGCCAAGGAAATCCAGGACCGGATCGCCCAGATCAAGGCCCAGATCGAAGATACCACCTCCGACTACGACCGGGAAAAGCTCCAGGAACGGCTGGCCAAGCTCGCCGGTGGTGTGGCGGTAATCAACGTAGGCGCCGCCACCGAGGTGGAGCTGAAAGAGAAAAAGCACCGGGTAGAGGACGCTCTGAGCGCCACCCGTGCGGCCATTGAGGAAGGCATCGTCCCCGGCGGCGAGCTGGCATTGATCCAGGCCGCTATTGCCCTGGACAAGGCGGACACCACGGGTCTTACCGACGACGAGAAGGTGGGCTTTAAGATTGTAAAGCGCGCCCTGGAGGAACCGATTCGCCAAATCGCCGAAAATGCCGGCTTAGACGGCGCAGTAATCGCCGACAAAGCCAAGACCGAAAAGAAGGGTATCGGCTTTGACGCCGCCAAGATGGAATGGGTAGACATGGTCAAGGCCGGAATCATCGACCCCGCCAAGGTTACCCGCTCTGCCCTGCAGAATGCTGCCTCCATCGCCAGCCTGCTCCTCACTACCGAGTGCGCCATCACGGACCTTCCCGAGAAGAAGGAAGCCCCCGCGATGCCCCCCGGAGGAATGGGCGGCATGGGTGGAATGGATTATTAA
- a CDS encoding NAD(P)/FAD-dependent oxidoreductase, translating into MKHLILGAGAAGISAAHRILKEKPQDEIIIVSQDEEVYSRCMLHKFISGERDAASINFINDDLLERKNVTWIKGKTLTRLDADSKTVYAGDEKIASGDTILIATGSNSVTPPIGELRTAKNAFGLRHLSDARAIADYAKKADKIAIIGAGLVGLDAGYALLELGKKITFIEMAPTALAINVDAHAAGAYQKKFEEKGVKFLLARKVVGTKGDGKGSITAVELEGGDSVPCDMVVMAVGVRPAIAFLEGSGVKTERAVVVDDYLATSVPGIYAAGDAAGLSGIWPNAQKQGEYAAYNMTGTKWAYDDRFAIKNTVNFFDLLTLSVGAINPQEGDEVLVKEDRDNYRKLILRDGAVAGVILQGEIGGSGFWQHLIKNKIRIDKLGKSPWKLSYADFFGVENNGEYKWVV; encoded by the coding sequence ATGAAACATCTCATATTAGGCGCCGGCGCTGCGGGCATCAGCGCCGCCCACAGGATTCTGAAGGAAAAGCCCCAGGATGAAATTATCATCGTTTCCCAGGATGAGGAAGTCTACTCCCGGTGTATGCTCCACAAGTTCATCTCCGGTGAGCGGGATGCGGCGAGCATCAACTTTATTAACGACGATCTTTTAGAACGTAAAAATGTTACTTGGATAAAAGGGAAAACCCTTACCCGCCTTGATGCGGACAGTAAAACGGTCTATGCGGGGGATGAAAAAATTGCTTCCGGGGACACTATCCTCATCGCCACCGGCTCAAACAGCGTGACCCCGCCCATCGGGGAACTGCGGACCGCAAAGAACGCCTTCGGCCTCCGTCACCTTTCCGACGCCCGGGCAATAGCGGATTATGCAAAGAAGGCGGACAAGATCGCCATCATCGGCGCGGGCTTGGTGGGCCTGGACGCAGGGTATGCCCTGCTGGAGCTGGGCAAAAAGATTACGTTCATAGAAATGGCCCCCACGGCGCTTGCCATCAACGTAGACGCCCACGCCGCCGGTGCCTATCAGAAAAAGTTTGAAGAGAAGGGGGTGAAATTCCTCCTGGCCCGGAAAGTAGTAGGTACCAAGGGCGATGGTAAGGGCAGTATTACTGCGGTTGAGCTTGAGGGCGGGGACAGCGTTCCCTGCGACATGGTGGTCATGGCCGTTGGGGTGCGCCCCGCCATAGCTTTCCTCGAAGGAAGCGGCGTCAAGACTGAACGGGCGGTGGTGGTGGACGACTACCTTGCCACCAGCGTTCCGGGTATCTACGCCGCCGGGGACGCCGCAGGTCTTTCCGGCATCTGGCCCAACGCCCAGAAGCAGGGGGAGTACGCCGCCTACAACATGACCGGTACCAAATGGGCTTATGATGATCGGTTCGCCATCAAAAATACGGTCAACTTCTTCGACCTTCTAACTCTGTCGGTTGGGGCAATCAATCCCCAGGAGGGAGACGAGGTCCTTGTTAAGGAAGACCGGGATAACTACCGGAAGCTCATCCTCCGTGACGGTGCGGTGGCGGGGGTTATCCTTCAAGGGGAGATCGGCGGCAGCGGCTTCTGGCAGCATTTGATCAAGAACAAGATACGGATCGACAAGCTGGGAAAATCGCCCTGGAAGCTAAGCTACGCAGACTTCTTTGGGGTAGAGAACAACGGCGAGTATAAGTGGGTTGTGTAG
- a CDS encoding 4Fe-4S dicluster domain-containing protein, with product MKRIIIDQEKCDGCKNCTVACMQAHRATPGTVYDLDLLDPKNEARHTIVANGKGGYFPIFCRHCSVPDCVGACMSGALCKDPVSGHVQYDESRCGTCFMCVMSCPYGNVKPDKVTHKRILKCDFCKDDTEGPNCVRVCPKKAIHVEEVSA from the coding sequence ATGAAACGAATTATTATCGATCAGGAAAAATGCGACGGCTGTAAGAACTGTACGGTCGCCTGTATGCAGGCCCATCGGGCAACGCCGGGGACCGTCTACGATCTTGACCTTCTTGACCCTAAAAACGAGGCCCGGCACACCATTGTTGCAAACGGTAAGGGCGGGTACTTTCCGATATTCTGCCGCCACTGTTCCGTTCCGGACTGTGTGGGCGCCTGTATGTCCGGGGCCCTCTGCAAGGATCCGGTGAGCGGTCACGTACAGTACGACGAAAGCCGCTGCGGAACCTGTTTTATGTGTGTCATGAGCTGTCCCTACGGGAACGTCAAGCCCGACAAGGTCACCCATAAGAGGATCCTCAAGTGTGATTTCTGTAAGGATGATACGGAGGGGCCGAACTGCGTACGGGTCTGCCCCAAGAAGGCTATCCATGTTGAGGAGGTAAGCGCATGA
- a CDS encoding LysM peptidoglycan-binding domain-containing protein, whose product MKRGVLILLILFACGLSTVFSQEAPADVRNNRYYLESVRLTKLAQESYSYGDYDTSANYADEALRYAQLSDEYVALQLKIKETDDAIAAAKIRIDWAVSVDAPRTYPEEYGKSEQAYNEAISFRGEESWDEAIAAARRVIDFLAYITGPIPAPAVVIVPAPDPAPPGKSVLPARYTVRPWASSKDCLWNIAGRSWAYGDPHKWRLIYNANKAKFPTPDNPNIIEPGMVLDIPSAQGESREGLWDADKTYESIR is encoded by the coding sequence ATGAAACGGGGCGTGTTAATTTTATTAATTCTCTTTGCCTGTGGACTTTCAACGGTTTTTTCGCAGGAAGCTCCTGCGGATGTACGGAATAACCGGTACTATCTGGAGAGTGTGCGCCTTACCAAGCTGGCCCAGGAAAGTTACAGCTACGGTGATTACGACACCTCCGCCAATTATGCCGACGAAGCGCTCAGGTATGCCCAGCTATCGGATGAATATGTGGCGCTGCAGTTGAAAATAAAAGAGACCGATGATGCCATCGCCGCCGCGAAGATCCGTATTGACTGGGCGGTTTCGGTTGACGCTCCCCGGACATATCCGGAGGAATACGGAAAGTCGGAACAGGCTTATAACGAGGCGATTTCCTTCCGGGGTGAAGAATCCTGGGACGAGGCTATCGCCGCAGCCCGGCGGGTAATTGATTTCCTGGCCTATATTACCGGCCCTATACCGGCGCCCGCAGTTGTAATCGTTCCTGCGCCGGATCCCGCTCCGCCCGGAAAATCGGTATTACCCGCCCGGTATACGGTCCGCCCTTGGGCCAGTTCCAAGGACTGTCTCTGGAATATCGCCGGACGTTCCTGGGCTTACGGGGATCCCCATAAATGGCGGCTGATCTACAATGCGAATAAGGCAAAATTTCCTACCCCGGATAATCCCAACATCATAGAGCCGGGGATGGTTCTGGATATTCCCAGCGCTCAGGGTGAAAGCCGGGAAGGACTCTGGGACGCAGACAAAACCTACGAGTCTATTCGGTAG
- a CDS encoding YdbC family protein, which yields MPDITHDIHKNYGTLSEERNGWKKELNLVSWNGRSPKLDIRDWAPDHEKMGKGITLSKEEAAKLLELLTAALEEDKRE from the coding sequence ATGCCGGATATTACCCACGATATTCATAAAAATTACGGTACCCTTTCGGAAGAAAGGAACGGATGGAAAAAGGAGCTGAATCTGGTGTCATGGAACGGAAGGAGTCCCAAACTGGATATACGGGATTGGGCCCCGGACCACGAGAAAATGGGAAAAGGAATCACCCTTTCTAAGGAAGAGGCGGCTAAACTCCTGGAACTTTTAACCGCCGCTTTAGAAGAAGATAAAAGGGAATAG